The Balearica regulorum gibbericeps isolate bBalReg1 chromosome 12, bBalReg1.pri, whole genome shotgun sequence genome includes a region encoding these proteins:
- the CSPG4 gene encoding chondroitin sulfate proteoglycan 4 isoform X2 has translation MPLADASQAVRLHLRLYTSQENGLLFLAAGQPDHLLLQLRAGSLQARLQLGSEEVTLQSPAELQLNNLAVHDVELLVEDGRMMLTIDGLFNSSVDITGPVQELDIQYGLYAGGTGSLDLPYLAEASSPFRGCLHLVTFNGLDVLSPLSSDGSSKIFHRVQEGCSTQFSAEPEEPFGFLGPHSYIAFPTWDAREEATIEFVITTSITQAPLIYHAGLENDFFYLEISNGRLRGFVEKGNGIIVLHNNVFISDEQQHYVKVYTDIHKFEILIDYYASSTSNRGINNYLDLQGNLFIGGMNKKALQRLREHHLAFISVWTMTNNSFVGCLEDLRINLQKRSLQDAVVTKDITPGCGKQEHYWDYDEAYEQDEAPTSPPPDVWSGAPGLVVEPCQPDNSFPPAFANISRLLHVSPLIVSEGGTAYLEWKHAQPTVDLSLANIRQSQVLFSITNDPRHGQLELDIPGSRSRRKFTLLDIVNRKVRYVHDGSEGPMDQLMLEVTVTAQQGIPECLRQGQMYLLPIMINPINDAPQVIFPHGNHMTILKHTRKHLTTDILQVLDDDTSCDDLEFQLHGGQQMEEGYMEYDFQPGVPIEEFSCRDLEAGNIVYVHQSGTNLQLTLQVSDGTVPSPVATLRILAIDPDIRLHNNTGLSISQGGAARITTANLSVETNAVKQRVAILYVLTEPLRYGEVQKQGSMGGEWKKVESFHQQDLEQGRIQYFSTDTEHRLEDVVEKLRFEVQVGQKVLPNNTFLIRIKRATIKMRTMVPLQMKNKRHRNITSKELEAMLEDPNSAPVPFHYVIIQAPKKGNLELLGNRLTEGFGFTQDDLQRNHLSYSATIRNSQQAEDTFQFRVRAGEQHSPVYTYTISIGGDPDAPALTNVLLIVPEGGQAVISKDHLFVQSMNSMDYIYEVIEGPAHGRLAWAASHAWASRGEITEFTNDDILHRRLLYQHDDSETLEDDIPFVAIRQGEGSAESDVEEVRGVFRVSIQPVNDHTPVQVVNKVFNVVRNGQHLLTTDDIAFTDKDSGFSDTQLVLARKDILFGSIVSVDDRSHQVYRFTQDDLRKKKILFVHSGADRGWIQLQVSDGLHQTTALLEVQASDPYIKIVNNTGLVIHQGSRGRIDSSVLSLETNMDIRSDEEIRFLITTPPRWGTVLRGEQPVMAFSQRDLLAGEISYHHNGSRNTRDELQFTVEANEVVVEDTLAISVFLDTHPSPLRIVNHKEMHVFQGEAAGIKEEYLLVAHEEIPPQDIVYLVSSPPASGFLAMLQHGQDPNEQPSLDPIQSFTQEDINNDRVLYLHSKPEEDHDQFVVDITASGADPLEGVVVSLAVLPITIPLAVRNITVPGGGSATLSTGILNIPNAHYTALGVEFRVLEPPRFGTLLNSERPEDGGLHSFTWSEVENQQIQYRQDGPHGQADSFTLLANASEMDRQSQPRTLFITILPRSSKGPRLRVNAGLQLREGATAAISPHVLSAEDEDSPAEEVTYSIQPPANGKVVLRSAPGAEVRRFTQAQINNGLILFTHQGPLDGGFAFDLWDGENLSPGHFFLVRAQREPLISLANKESLTVCPGALQPITSQNLRAVSNSPTSSTALYYSVEQAPRLGRLSTSRGEEIRNFTQAQVDSGLIFYQHEMPEKPFWLAQDAIRFRVVAPTTISDSFILLVLISFEARCPQRSTQLWRNAGLQLARAQRAEIGTSVLDASNLLSQIPAPERAAHDVVFLVTGLPAHGQLLVAGMPLEQSQPFFLQSYLATGRLAYAHGGDGTSEDSFRFKAWLQPRAQQSIHPPQEGVVISEAFNITVTSSSKPPQVVKRQEVLRVQPGSVVTLSQEYLDVADPSSSPAEMVYSVLQRPPAGHLASAHNPQEPINRFTQADVNAGHVVFVATGSHASGSLALSFSDGHHPPTLTSLEVKVLPAVSTTASPVLLEVPQDLNRASMSHHHLLGAAQLGAGNALYRITRDPRFGQVQVNQKPVRGFSQKQLNRGEVTFTFTNLTSPEDNFQFLAMSRVANRTGVVNVTVRALVKARPGSVWPRGTTALLDTSILDASELANRTKSIPVFKIRRAPRGGRLVRVPRDPGQPATPIETFSQSELEQGLVGLEVLDAGQTDQPLQSDSFIFELAAAGVPPALASLGYSIEPYNASKAYGVTLLTAPLAPQGTARSSPNASELGMPPTAWPGHGATTSPSPVEGGTFLSFIEANMFSIIIPICLIFLLLALILPLLFYLHKRNKTGKHHVQGAPSSKAKNGAVPDQETFRRTDPNQGIPLTTVNSLEGKGTGPPPQGTGPGAPPDPELLQYCRTSNPPLKNNQYWV, from the exons ATGCCGCTGGCGGATGCCTCGCAGGCGGTGCGGCTCCACCTACGGCTGTACACCAGCCAGGAGAACGGGCTGCTCTTCCTGGCCGCCGGCCAGCCCGaccacctcctgctccagctgcgAGCCGGCAGCCTGCAG gccaggctgcagctgggctcaGAGGAGGTGACGCTGCagtccccagcagagctgcagctcaaTAACCTGGCGGTGCACGACGTGGAGCTGCTGGTGGAAGATGGCAGAATGATGCTGACCATCGACGGCCTCTTCAACAGCTCCGTGGACATCACAGGGCCCGTACAGGAGCTGGACATCCAGTACGGCCTCTATGCCGGTGGGACAGGCAGTCTTGACCTGCCGTACCTCGCCGAGGCCAGCTCACCCTTCAGAGGTTGCCTCCACTTAGTGACATTCAATGGCCTGGATGTCCTCTCCCCTCTGTCCTCTGACGGCAGCTCCAAGATCTTCCACCGGGTCCAGGAAGGGTGCAGCACACAGTTCTCTGCTGAGCCCGAGGAACCCTTCGGGTTCCTGGGACCACACTCCTACATCGCATTTCCCACGTGGGACGCGAGGGAGGAAGCAACCATTGAGTTTGTGATAACGACGAGCATCACCCAGGCACCCCTCATCTACCACGCAGGGCTGGAGAATGATTTCTTCTACCTGGAGATCTCCAATGGGCGCCTGAGGGGGTTTGTTGAGAAGGGGAACGGCATCATCGTCCTGCACAACAACGTCTTCATCAGCGATGAGCAGCAGCACTATGTCAAAGTCTACACAGACATCCACAAGTTTGAGATCCTGATCGATTACTACGCCTCATCCACATCCAACCGGGGCATCAACAACTACCTGGACCTTCAGGGAAACCTCTTCATCGGGGGTATGAACAAAAAGGCTTTGCAAAGGCTGAGGGAGCATCATCTTGCTTTCATCTCTGTGTGGACCATGACCAACAACTCGTTTGTTGGCTGCTTGGAGGACCTGCGGATAAACCTGCAGAAGAGGAGTCTGCAAGATGCTGTGGTCACCAAGGACATCACACCAGGCTGTGGAAAGCAGGAGCACTACTGGGACTATGATGAGGCGTACGAGCAGGATGAGGCACCCACCTCCCCGCCTCCGGATGTCTGGTCAGGAGCACCGGGCCTGGTGGTGGAACCCTGCCAGCCAGACAACAGCTTCCCACCCGCCTTCGCCAACATCAGCAGGCTGCTGCACGTCAGCCCCCTCATCGTCTCTGAAGGGGGCACGGCCTATCTGGAGTGGAAACACGCCCAGCCAACGGTAGACTTGAGCCTTGCAAACATACGGCAGTCCCAAGTCCTCTTTAGCATCACCAATGACCCTAGGCACGGCCAGCTGGAGCTGGATATTCCTGGGTCCAGGAGCAGAAGGAAGTTCACCTTGCTGGACATTGTGAATCGGAAAGTCAGATATGTCCACGATGGTTCCGAGGGACCCATGGATCAGCTGATGCTGGAGGTGACAGTAACTGCCCAGCAAGGGATCCCCGAGTGCTTGCGGCAGGGGCAGATGTACCTGCTGCCCATCATGATCAACCCCATCAACGATGCCCCGCAGGTGATCTTTCCCCATGGGAACCACATGACAATCCTGAAGCACACGCGGAAGCACCTGACCACAGACATCCTGCAGGTTCTAGATGACGACACATCCTGTGATGACCTCGAATTCCAGCTGCATGGTGGCCAGCAGATGGAGGAAGGTTACATGGAATATGACTTCCAGCCTGGAGTGCCCATCGAAGAGTTCTCCTGTCGGGACCTGGAAGCAGGCAACATAGTCTACGTGCACCAGAGCGGGACAAACTTACAGCTCACCTTGCAGGTGAGCGACGGCACAGTCCCAAGCCCCGTTGCCACCCTGAGGATCCTCGCCATTGACCCTGACATCCGCCTGCACAATAACACCGGCCTCTCCATCTCCCAAGGAGGGGCTGCACGCATTACCACAGCCAACCTGTCAGTGGAGACAAACGCCGTGAAACAACGGGTTGCCATCCTCTATGTCCTCACGGAGCCCCTAAGGTATGGTGAGGTCCAGAAGCAAGGGAGCATGGGAGGGGAATGGAAAAAAGTCGAGTCCTTCCACCAGCAAGACCTGGAGCAAGGGCGCATCCAGTATTTCAGCACAGACACAGAGCACCGGCTAGAAGATGTCGTGGAGAAGCTGAGATTTGAAGTCCAGGTGGGGCAGAAGGTCTTGCCAAACAACACCTTTCTCATAAGGATTAAAAGAGCCACCATTAAGATGAGGACCATGGTCCCCCTCCAGATGAAGAACAAGCGGCACAGAAATATCACCAGTAAGGAGCTGGAGGCAATGCTGGAAGATCCAAACTCTGCCCCAGTCCCCTTCCACTATGTGATAATCCAGGCCCCCAAAAAGGGAAACTTGGAGCTGCTCGGCAACAGGCTGACTGAAGGCTTTGGATTTACCCAAGACGACCTGCAACGAAACCATCTGAGCTACAGCGCAACCATCAGGAACTCCCAGCAAGCCGAGGACACCTTCCAGTTTCGTGTCCGTGCTGGTGAGCAGCACTCTCCCGTCTACACCTACACAATCAGCATTGGTGGGGACCCCGACGCGCCAGCCCTGACCAACGTCCTCCTGATCGTGCCGGAAGGGGGGCAAGCCGTCATCTCCAAGGACCACTTGTTTGTACAGAGCATGAACAGCATGGACTACATCTACGAAGTGATTGAGGGGCCAGCACATGGGAGGTTGGCCTGGGCTGCGTCCCACGCCTGGGCCTCCAGAGGGGAGATCACGGAGTTCACCAATGATGACATCCTCCACCGCCGGCTGCTGTACCAGCACGATGACTCTGAGACACTGGAGGACGACATCCCCTTCGTAGCAATCAGGCAGGGCGAGGGCAGCGCTGAGTCCGATGTGGAGGAGGTGAGGGGTGTTTTCAGGGTCTCCATCCAACCCGTCAACGACCACACCCCGGTCCAAGTAGTCAACAAGGTGTTCAACGTGGTGCGCAATGGGCAGCACCTGCTGACAACAGATGACATTGCCTTCACCGACAAGGACTCTGGCTTCTCTGACACACAGCTGGTGCTGGCAAGGAAGGACATTTTGTTTGGCAGCATCGTGTCCGTCGATGACAGAAGCCACCAGGTCTATCGGTTCACACAGGATGacctgaggaagaagaaaatcctttttgtCCATTCGGGGGCTGACCGGGGCTGGATCCAGCTACAGGTCTCAGATGGCCTCCACCAAACCACAGCCCTCCTGGAAGTACAGGCATCAGACCCCTACATCAAAATAGTCAACAACACCGGTCTAGTCATCCACCAAGGGAGCCGAGGGAGAATTGACTCTTCTGTCCTCAGCCTGGAGACCAACATGGACATCAGGTCAGATGAAGAGATACGGTTCCTGATAACAACCCCCCCAAGGTGGGGGACTGTGCTGAGAGGGGAGCAGCCAGTCATGGCCTTCTCCCAGAGGGACCTGCTAGCAGGAGAGATCTCCTACCACCACAACGGGAGCAGGAACACTCGGGATGAGCTCCAGTTCACCGTAGAAGCAAAtgaggtggtggtggaggaCACGCTGGCCATCAGCGTGTTCTTGGACACCCATCCCAGCCCCCTGCGCATAGTCAACCACAAGGAGATGCATGTCTTCCAGGGGGAAGCAGCTGGGATCAAGGAGGAGTACCTACTG GTGGCCCATGAAGAGATCCCTCCCCAGGACATAGTCTACCTGGTGAGCAGCCCCCCAGCCTCTGGCTTTCTGGCAATGCTTCAACATGGCCAAGACCCGAACGAGCAGCCCAGCCTGGACCCCATCCAGTCCTTCACTCAGGAGGACATCAACAACGACAGAGTCCTCTACCTCCACTCCAAACCAGAGGAGGACCATGACCAGTTTGTCGTGGACATCACGGCCAGCGGTGCAGACCCGCtggagggggtggtggtgagCCTGGCCGTGCTCCCCATCACCATCCCCCTGGCTGTCCGCAACATCACAGTGCCAGGAGGTGGCTCTGCTACGCTCTCCACGGGCATCCTCAACATCCCCAACGCCCACTACACGGCTCTCGGCGTGGAGTTCAGGGTGCTCGAGCCCCCCCGGTTCGGCACCCTCCTGAACAGCGAGCGGCCTGAGGACGGCGGGCTGCACAGCTTCACCTGGAGCGAG GTGGAGAACCAGCAGATCCAGTACAGGCAGGATGGTCCCCACGGCCAGGCCGACAGCTTCACCCTCCTGGCCAACGCCTCTGAGATGGACCGGCAGAGCCAGCCCAGGACCCTCTTCATCACCATCCTGCCCCGCAGCTCCAAGGGACCCCGGCTGAGGGTCAACGCCGGGCTGCAG CTGAGGGAAGGAGCCACGGCTGCCATCAGCCCTCACGTCCTGAGTGCCGAGGATGAGGACTCCCCGGCGGAGGAGGTGACCTACTCCATCCAGCCCCCGGCCAACGGAAAGGTTGTGCTGAGGTCGGCGCCCGGCGCTGAGGTCCGGCGGTTCACCCAGGCCCAGATAAACAACGGCCTCATCCTCTTCACGCACCAAG GGCCCCTGGACGGAGGCTTCGCCTTCGACCTGTGGGATGGCGAGAACCTGTCTCCCGGGCACTTCTTCCTCGTCAGGGCTCAGAGGGAGCCCCTCATCAGCCTGGCCAACAAGGAGAGCCTTACCGTCTGCCCAG GTGCCCTCCAGCCCATCACCAGCCAGAACCTGCGGGCAGTGAGCAACAGCCCCACCAGCTCCACCGCCCTGTACTACAGCGTCGAGCAAGCCCCGCGCCTGGGCAGGCTGAGCACCTCCCGGGGGGAAGAAATCAGGAACTTCACCCAAGCCCAG gtgGACAGCGGGTTGATTTTCTACCAGCACGAGATGCCGGAGAAGCCCTTCTGGCTCGCCCAAGATGCCATCCGCTTCCGCGTGGTCGCTCCCACGACCATCTCCGATTCTTTCATCCTCCTTGTCCTGATCTCCTTCGAGGCCAGGTGTCCCCAACGCTCGACTCAGCTATGGAGAAATGCAG gTCTCCAGCTTGCAAGGGCTCAACGGGCCGAGATCGGCACCTCAGTGTTGGATGCCTCCAACCTCCTAAGCCAAATCCCGGCCCCCGAGAGGGCTGCACATGATGTTGTCTTCCTGGTGACTGGGCTGCCAGCTCATGGACAGCTCTTGGTGGCTGGTATGCCCCTGGAGCAGTCACAGCCGTTCTTCCTGCAGTCGTACCTGGCCACAGGACGCCTGGCATATGCCCATGGTGGAGATGGCACCTCTGAAGACAGTTTCAGATTTAAGGCTTGGCTCCAGCCCCGAGCGCAGCAGTCCATCCATCCTCCACAGGAAGGGGTGGTCATCTCTGAAGCTTTCAATATAACAGtgaccagcagcagcaagccacCGCAGGTGGTGAAGCGACAAGAAGTGCTGCGGGTCCAACCAGGCTCTGTGGTGACCTTGTCCCAGGAATACCTGGATGTGGCAGACCCATCAAGTTCCCCAGCTGAGATGGTGTACAGTGTCCTCCAGAGACCTCCGGCTGGTCACCTGGCCAGCGCACACAATCCACAGGAGCCCATCAACCGCTTCACCCAAGCGGATGTCAACGCAGGCCACGTGGTGTTCGTTGCCACCGGGAGCCATGCCTCAGGGTCCTTAGCTTTGAGCTTCTCCGATGGCCACCACCCACCTACCTTGACCTCTCTGGAGGTCAaggtgctgcctgcagtgagCACTACTGCCAGCCcggtgctgctggaggtgccTCAAGACCTGAACAGGGCCTCCATGTCCCACCATCACCTCCTGGGAGCTGCACAGCTGGGGGCAGGCAATGCCCTGTACAGGATCACCAGGGACCCAAGGTTTGGCCAAGTGCAGGTCAACCAAAAGCCGGTGCGAGGCTTCTCGCAGAAGCAGCTGAACCGCGGGGAGGTGACATTCACCTTCACTAACCTCACCTCTCCCGAGGACAACTTCCAGTTCCTCGCCATGTCGCGGGTGGCGAACAGGACTGGGGTGGTGAATGTCACCGTCCGTGCCCTGGTGAAGGCTCGGCCAGGCAGCGTGTGGCCCAGGGGCACCACAGCCCTCCTGGACACCAGCATCCTCGATGCCAGCGAGCTGGCCAACCGCACCAAGAGCATCCCAGTCTTCAAGATCCGCAGGGCACCCCGTGGCGGTCGTCTCGTGAGGGTCCCCAGGGACCCAGGACAACCCGCCACGCCGATCGAGACCTTCAGCCAGAGCGAGCTGGAGCAAGGGCTGGTTGGGCTGGAGGTGCTGGATGCTGGGCAGACCGACCAGCCCCTGCAGAGCGACAGCTTCATCTTTGAGCTGGCGGCTGCTGGTGTGCCGCCAGCGTTGGCATCCCTGGGGTACAGCATTGAGCCCTACAACGCCTCAAAAGCTTACGGAGTCACCCTGCTCACGGCTCCCCTGGCACCCCAGGGCACGGCACGGAGCAGCCCCAATGCCAGCGAGCTGGGGATGCCTCCCACCGCCTGGCCAGGCCATGGTGCCACCACCAGTCCCAGCCCTGTGGAAGGGGGCACCTTCCTCAGCTTCATCGAGGCCAACATGTTCAGCATCATCATCCCCATCTGcctcatcttcctcctgctggCTCTCATCCTGCCCCTGCTCTTCTACCTGCACAAGCGCAACAAGACGGGGAAGCACCACGTCCAGGGTGCTCCCTCCTCCAAGGCCAAGAACGGGGCTGTGCCGGACCAGGAGACCTTCCGGAGAACGGACCCCAACCAAGGCATCCCCTTAACGACTGTCAACTCCCTGGAGGGCAAGGGCACAGGTCCCCCACCCCAGGGCACGGGTCCTGGGGCTCCACCAGACCCCGAGCTTCTCCAGTACTGCCGGACTTCCAACCCCCCCTTGAAAAACAACCAGTACTGGGTGTGA